One segment of Streptomyces roseifaciens DNA contains the following:
- a CDS encoding glycoside hydrolase family 3 protein, with product MDTLTRNALTVLQPGFTGTAAPAWLLRRLGEGLASVGLFGRNITSPEQLSKLTAQLRAECDDVLVAIDEEGGDVTRLEVRTGSSFPGNLALGAVDDTGLTRAVARELGRRLAACGVNLNWAPSADVNSDPDNPVIGVRSFGADPQLVARHTAAYVEGLQSAGVAACTKHFPGHGDTAVDSHHDMPRIDADLATLRARELVPFHAAVAAGTKAVMSAHILLPALDADLPATLSPAALHGLLRAPVADGGLGFDGLIVTDGMEMRAIAGTHGIERGSVLAIAAGADAICVGGGLADEDTVLRLRDALVAAVRAGELQEERLADAAARVRALARWTSGAGAAEEGNAPAPEVGLTAARRALRVTASPAHEPLAGPAYVAAFTPLANIAVGDETPWGVGAELARLLPGTETGTYGHDAARASDVLEAAGGRRIVAVVRDAHRHGWMAEALDALLAERPDTVVVEMGLNEAPARGGLHIATHGAARVCGAAAAEVIAGTEG from the coding sequence ATGGACACGCTCACGCGCAACGCCCTCACCGTCCTGCAGCCCGGCTTCACCGGCACCGCCGCCCCGGCGTGGCTGCTGCGCCGGCTCGGCGAAGGGCTTGCCTCCGTCGGCCTCTTCGGCCGCAATATCACCTCTCCCGAGCAGCTCTCCAAGCTCACCGCACAGCTGCGCGCCGAGTGCGACGACGTGCTCGTCGCGATCGACGAGGAGGGCGGTGACGTCACCCGGCTGGAGGTGCGCACCGGCTCCTCCTTCCCCGGCAACCTCGCCCTCGGCGCCGTCGACGACACCGGGCTGACCCGGGCCGTGGCCCGGGAGCTGGGCCGCCGGCTCGCCGCCTGCGGCGTCAACCTCAACTGGGCGCCGTCCGCCGACGTCAACTCCGACCCGGACAACCCGGTCATCGGCGTCCGGTCCTTCGGCGCCGACCCGCAGCTCGTCGCCCGGCACACCGCCGCCTACGTCGAGGGCCTGCAGTCCGCGGGCGTCGCCGCCTGCACCAAGCACTTCCCCGGGCACGGCGACACGGCCGTCGACTCCCACCACGACATGCCGCGCATCGACGCGGACCTCGCCACGCTGCGGGCGCGCGAACTGGTGCCCTTCCACGCTGCGGTCGCCGCCGGCACCAAGGCCGTCATGAGCGCGCACATCCTGCTGCCCGCGCTCGACGCGGACCTGCCGGCGACGCTCAGCCCCGCCGCCCTGCACGGGCTGCTGCGCGCGCCCGTCGCCGACGGGGGCCTCGGCTTCGACGGCCTGATCGTCACCGACGGCATGGAGATGCGGGCCATCGCCGGCACCCACGGGATCGAGCGCGGCAGCGTGCTGGCCATCGCCGCCGGCGCCGACGCCATCTGCGTGGGCGGCGGACTGGCCGACGAGGACACCGTGCTGCGGCTGCGCGACGCGCTCGTCGCGGCCGTACGCGCCGGCGAGCTGCAGGAGGAGCGGCTCGCCGACGCCGCGGCACGGGTGCGCGCCCTGGCGCGCTGGACCTCGGGGGCGGGTGCGGCCGAGGAGGGGAACGCGCCTGCCCCCGAGGTGGGGCTGACCGCGGCGCGGCGCGCCCTGCGGGTGACCGCCTCGCCCGCGCACGAGCCCCTCGCCGGGCCCGCCTACGTGGCCGCGTTCACCCCGCTGGCGAACATCGCCGTCGGTGACGAGACCCCCTGGGGCGTCGGCGCCGAACTGGCCCGGCTGCTGCCCGGCACGGAGACCGGCACCTACGGCCACGACGCGGCCCGTGCCTCCGACGTGCTGGAGGCCGCGGGCGGACGGCGGATCGTCGCCGTCGTACGGGACGCGCACCGGCACGGGTGGATGGCGGAGGCCCTGGACGCGCTGCTCGCGGAGCGGCCGGACACGGTCGTGGTGGAGATGGGCCTGAACGAGGCTCCCGCGCGCGGCGGTCTGCACATCGCCACGCACGGCGCGGCGCGCGTGTGCGGCGCCGCCGCCGCGGAGGTCATCGCGGGGACGGAAGGCTGA
- the nagB gene encoding glucosamine-6-phosphate deaminase, giving the protein MEVVIVPDAKAGGELIAEAMAALLRRKPDALLGVATGSTPLPVYEALSAKVRSGAVDASRARVCQLDEYVGLPADHPESYRSVVLREVVEPLGLTEASFMGPDGTAEDVQAACEEYDRALPAAGGVDLQLLGIGTDGHIGFNEPCSSLASRTRIKTLTEQTRVDNARFFDGDIDQVPHHVITQGIGTILEARHLVLLATGEGKADAVAASVEGPVSALVPASALQLHPHATVVVDEAAASKLKLADYFRATYAAKPAWQGL; this is encoded by the coding sequence GTGGAAGTTGTCATCGTCCCGGACGCCAAGGCAGGCGGCGAACTCATCGCGGAGGCCATGGCCGCCCTCCTGCGCCGCAAGCCCGACGCTCTGCTCGGCGTGGCCACCGGCTCGACGCCGCTGCCCGTCTACGAGGCCCTCTCCGCCAAGGTCCGCTCCGGTGCGGTGGACGCCTCGCGCGCCCGCGTCTGCCAGCTCGACGAGTACGTCGGCCTGCCCGCCGACCACCCCGAGTCCTACCGCTCGGTGGTGCTGCGCGAGGTCGTCGAGCCGCTCGGCCTGACCGAGGCGTCCTTCATGGGCCCCGACGGCACCGCCGAGGACGTCCAGGCCGCCTGCGAGGAGTACGACCGCGCGCTGCCCGCGGCCGGCGGGGTGGACCTCCAGCTGCTGGGCATCGGCACCGACGGGCACATCGGCTTCAACGAGCCGTGCTCCTCCCTGGCCTCCCGCACCCGGATCAAGACGCTGACCGAGCAGACCCGCGTCGACAACGCGCGCTTCTTCGACGGCGACATCGACCAGGTGCCCCACCACGTCATCACCCAGGGCATCGGCACCATCCTGGAGGCCCGCCACCTGGTGCTGCTGGCCACCGGCGAGGGCAAGGCGGACGCCGTGGCGGCGTCCGTCGAGGGCCCGGTCTCGGCCCTGGTCCCGGCCTCGGCGCTGCAGCTCCACCCCCACGCGACGGTCGTCGTCGACGAGGCGGCCGCGTCCAAGCTGAAGCTGGCGGACTACTTCCGCGCCACGTATGCGGCGAAGCCGGCCTGGCAGGGGCTGTAG
- a CDS encoding SIS domain-containing protein — translation MSVSTPAHHSEQPGGIMSGEMAEQPAVLRRILDDGAPAIAETARVIAARRPRFVLLTARGTSDNAALYAKYLLEVQLGKPCGLTSMSTITTYGARPDLTDVLAVTVSQSGGSPDLVASTEAARAAGAITLAVTNNADSPLAAVSEHHIGILAGPERALPATKTYTASLLTLYLFVQGLRPGGGDGTAAARALPGLAQRILDRGAEVRQLAARYRFAERMVLTSRGYGYPTAKEAALKLMETSYIPALSYSGADLLHGPLAMVDNISPVIAIVTEGRGGAALQPVLERLRGRGADLMIVGTEAEVARATTGFALPTAGVPEELQPVLEILPLQMLAYEITIARGQDPDAPRALAKVTETH, via the coding sequence ATGAGCGTCTCGACCCCCGCCCACCACAGCGAGCAGCCGGGCGGGATCATGTCCGGCGAGATGGCGGAGCAGCCGGCCGTCCTGCGCCGCATCCTCGACGACGGCGCCCCCGCCATCGCAGAGACCGCCCGGGTCATCGCCGCCCGCCGGCCGCGCTTCGTGCTCCTCACCGCCCGGGGCACCTCCGACAACGCCGCCCTCTACGCCAAGTACCTCCTCGAAGTGCAGCTCGGGAAGCCCTGCGGCCTGACCTCCATGTCGACCATCACGACCTACGGCGCCCGGCCCGACCTGACGGACGTGCTCGCCGTGACGGTCAGCCAGTCCGGCGGCTCCCCGGATCTCGTCGCCTCCACCGAGGCCGCCCGCGCGGCCGGGGCGATCACCCTCGCGGTGACCAACAACGCCGACTCCCCGCTCGCCGCCGTCTCCGAGCACCACATCGGCATCCTGGCCGGCCCCGAGCGCGCCCTGCCCGCCACCAAGACCTACACCGCCTCCCTCCTGACCCTGTATCTCTTCGTCCAGGGCCTGCGCCCCGGCGGGGGAGACGGCACGGCCGCGGCCCGGGCGCTGCCGGGCCTCGCCCAGCGCATCCTCGACCGCGGCGCCGAGGTCAGACAGCTCGCCGCCCGCTACCGCTTCGCCGAGCGGATGGTCCTCACCTCCCGCGGCTACGGCTACCCGACCGCCAAGGAGGCGGCGCTGAAGCTGATGGAGACCAGCTACATCCCCGCTCTGTCCTACTCGGGCGCCGATCTGCTGCACGGCCCGCTCGCCATGGTCGACAACATCTCGCCCGTCATCGCCATCGTCACCGAGGGCCGCGGCGGCGCGGCCCTGCAGCCGGTGCTCGAACGGCTGCGCGGCCGGGGCGCGGACCTCATGATCGTCGGCACCGAGGCGGAGGTGGCCCGGGCGACGACCGGATTCGCCCTCCCCACGGCCGGCGTGCCCGAGGAGCTGCAGCCCGTCCTCGAGATCCTGCCGCTGCAGATGCTGGCCTACGAGATCACCATCGCCCGCGGCCAGGACCCGGACGCACCTCGCGCCCTGGCCAAGGTCACCGAGACGCACTGA
- a CDS encoding SDR family oxidoreductase gives MGTLTGRTALVTGGSRGIGRGISERLAGEGARVAVHYGRDAASAEQTVKAIEAAGGEAFAIRAELGAAGDAEALWAAFDERADGLDILVNNAGTDGVRVPIGEVTEEDFDRVFAVNTKAPFFITRLGLDRLRDGGRIVNVSTGLTHGAAMPQLIAYTMTKGAVDAFTSVLAKQLGERGITVNAVAPGVIDTDMNAAWLNSGAEVRTGVAAMSPFNRVGEPRDVADIVAFLASDDSRWVTGQWIDATGGALL, from the coding sequence ATGGGCACGCTCACGGGCAGGACGGCACTGGTCACGGGCGGCAGCCGGGGCATCGGGCGGGGCATCTCGGAGCGGCTGGCCGGGGAGGGGGCCCGCGTCGCCGTGCACTACGGGCGGGATGCCGCCTCCGCCGAGCAGACGGTGAAGGCGATCGAGGCGGCGGGCGGCGAGGCCTTCGCGATCCGGGCGGAGCTGGGGGCGGCGGGGGACGCCGAGGCCCTGTGGGCCGCTTTCGACGAGCGGGCGGACGGCCTGGACATCCTGGTGAACAACGCGGGCACCGACGGCGTGCGGGTGCCGATCGGCGAGGTCACCGAGGAGGACTTCGACCGGGTCTTCGCGGTCAATACGAAGGCGCCGTTCTTCATCACCCGCCTCGGCCTGGACCGCCTGCGCGACGGCGGGCGCATCGTCAACGTCTCCACGGGGCTGACCCACGGCGCGGCGATGCCCCAGCTGATCGCCTACACGATGACGAAGGGCGCGGTGGACGCCTTCACCTCGGTGCTGGCCAAGCAGCTGGGCGAGCGCGGCATCACCGTCAACGCCGTGGCGCCGGGCGTGATCGACACCGACATGAACGCCGCCTGGCTGAACAGCGGCGCGGAGGTGCGGACGGGCGTCGCCGCCATGTCCCCCTTCAACCGGGTGGGCGAGCCGCGCGATGTCGCCGACATCGTGGCCTTCCTCGCCTCGGACGACAGCCGGTGGGTGACGGGGCAGTGGATAGACGCCACGGGCGGCGCGCTGCTCTGA
- a CDS encoding TetR/AcrR family transcriptional regulator, translated as MATKQRGRPRSFDRETALEQAMKAFWEHGYEAVSISDLTRAMNIKAPSLYAAFGDKRSLFEEAIEAYVRNYGVFTAKALAEAPTARSAADRLLHEAAVAHTLPGLPRGCMIISAATNCTEQSAEVVAALQERRNKGVAFIESRIAADVAAGVLSADTDAHALAVYTSAVLQGMSQQARDGADRATLEAVADVAMQAWPQERAGETGPGEVTSGRGA; from the coding sequence ATGGCGACCAAACAGCGGGGCAGGCCTCGGTCCTTCGACCGCGAGACGGCCCTGGAGCAGGCGATGAAGGCCTTCTGGGAGCACGGCTACGAGGCCGTCTCCATCTCCGACCTGACCCGCGCCATGAACATCAAGGCGCCCAGCCTCTACGCGGCGTTCGGCGACAAGCGCAGCCTGTTCGAGGAGGCGATCGAGGCCTACGTGCGCAACTACGGCGTCTTCACGGCGAAGGCCCTGGCCGAGGCGCCGACCGCCCGCAGCGCGGCGGACCGCCTCCTGCACGAGGCCGCGGTGGCCCACACCCTTCCCGGCCTGCCGCGCGGCTGCATGATCATCAGTGCGGCCACGAACTGCACCGAGCAGTCCGCCGAGGTGGTCGCGGCGCTCCAGGAGCGGCGCAACAAGGGCGTCGCGTTCATCGAGAGCCGCATCGCCGCCGACGTCGCCGCGGGAGTCCTGTCGGCGGACACCGACGCGCACGCCCTCGCCGTCTATACGAGTGCCGTTCTGCAGGGCATGTCGCAGCAGGCGCGGGACGGCGCGGACCGCGCCACCCTGGAGGCGGTCGCCGACGTCGCGATGCAGGCGTGGCCGCAGGAGCGGGCGGGGGAGACGGGCCCCGGAGAGGTCACTTCGGGCCGCGGCGCCTGA
- a CDS encoding sensor histidine kinase, with the protein MNDLVRQHTALCDSDLEWLHLLVSEWQLLSDLSFADLVLWVPTLDGTRYVSVAQMRPNTGPTSYQNDMVGHLVPRGRRPMLDAALDEGRIVREGDPEWREEVPVRVESIPVRRDGRVLGVIARNTNLLTVRTPSRLELTYLQSASDLAQMIANGAFPFPGQQVDMDASPRAGDGLIRLDADGIVQYASPNALSAYHRLGLAADLVGHHLGETTAQLAPSRGPVDESLAKLASGWAPREFEVEGNDGVIQLRAIPLKPKGNHIGSLVLLRDVTELRRRERELITKDATIREIHHRVKNNLQTVAALLRLQARRIGSAEGREALEEAVRRVGSIAIVHETLSQNLDERVEFDEIADRVLAMVAEISPGRVAGRRTGRFGILDAEVATPLSMVLTELLQNAMEHGFGPGERGTVEVTAVRSGTRRDARLLISVQDDGRGLPEGFDPQRAGNLGLQIVRTLVEGEMGGTFDMVPASGQGTRVVLDIPVRAEKG; encoded by the coding sequence ATGAACGACCTCGTACGTCAGCACACGGCCCTCTGCGACTCCGACCTGGAGTGGCTGCACTTGCTGGTCTCGGAGTGGCAGCTGCTCTCCGACCTGTCCTTCGCCGACCTCGTCCTGTGGGTGCCCACGCTCGACGGCACCCGCTACGTGTCGGTCGCGCAGATGCGGCCCAACACCGGCCCCACCTCCTACCAGAACGACATGGTCGGCCACCTCGTGCCGCGCGGCCGCCGTCCCATGCTGGACGCCGCCCTCGACGAGGGCCGGATCGTCCGCGAGGGCGACCCGGAGTGGCGCGAGGAGGTCCCCGTCCGCGTCGAGTCCATCCCCGTCCGCCGCGACGGCCGGGTGCTCGGCGTCATCGCCCGCAATACGAACCTGCTGACGGTGCGCACCCCGAGCCGGCTGGAGCTCACCTACCTCCAGAGCGCCTCGGACCTCGCCCAGATGATCGCCAACGGCGCGTTCCCCTTCCCCGGTCAACAAGTCGACATGGACGCCTCCCCGCGCGCCGGCGACGGTCTCATCAGGCTGGACGCCGACGGCATCGTGCAGTACGCGAGCCCCAACGCCCTCTCCGCCTATCACCGCCTCGGCCTCGCCGCCGACCTCGTGGGGCATCATCTGGGCGAGACCACCGCTCAGTTGGCGCCCTCGCGCGGTCCGGTCGACGAGTCGCTCGCAAAGCTGGCCAGCGGCTGGGCGCCGCGAGAGTTCGAGGTTGAGGGCAACGACGGCGTCATCCAGCTCCGGGCGATTCCCCTCAAACCCAAGGGAAATCACATCGGTTCGCTCGTCCTGCTGCGCGACGTCACCGAACTGCGACGCCGCGAGCGAGAGTTGATCACCAAGGACGCGACCATCCGGGAGATTCACCACCGGGTGAAGAACAATCTGCAGACCGTAGCGGCCCTGCTGCGGCTCCAGGCCCGCAGGATCGGTTCGGCCGAGGGGCGCGAGGCGCTGGAGGAGGCCGTCCGCCGGGTCGGCTCGATCGCCATCGTCCACGAGACGCTCTCGCAGAATCTGGACGAGCGGGTCGAATTCGACGAGATCGCCGACCGGGTGCTGGCGATGGTCGCCGAGATCTCGCCCGGCCGGGTCGCCGGGCGGCGCACGGGCCGCTTCGGGATCCTCGACGCCGAGGTGGCGACTCCGCTGTCGATGGTGCTGACCGAGCTGCTGCAGAACGCCATGGAGCACGGGTTCGGGCCGGGGGAGCGGGGCACGGTGGAGGTCACCGCCGTGCGCAGCGGCACCCGGCGCGACGCCCGACTGCTGATCTCGGTGCAGGACGACGGCCGCGGGCTGCCCGAGGGCTTCGACCCGCAGCGCGCCGGCAACCTGGGCCTGCAGATCGTCCGCACCCTCGTCGAGGGCGAGATGGGCGGGACGTTCGACATGGTGCCCGCTTCCGGGCAGGGAACGAGGGTCGTCCTCGACATCCCGGTACGGGCCGAGAAGGGCTGA
- a CDS encoding WhiB family transcriptional regulator produces the protein MDWRHNAVCREEDPELFFPIGNTGPALLQIEEAKAVCRRCPVMEQCLQWALESGQDSGVWGGLSEDERRAMKRRAARNRARNATA, from the coding sequence ATGGACTGGCGTCACAACGCCGTTTGCCGCGAGGAAGACCCCGAGCTCTTCTTCCCCATCGGCAACACCGGTCCTGCGCTGCTGCAGATCGAGGAAGCCAAGGCCGTCTGCCGCCGCTGCCCCGTGATGGAGCAGTGCCTGCAGTGGGCGCTCGAGTCCGGCCAGGACTCCGGCGTCTGGGGTGGCCTCAGCGAGGACGAGCGCCGCGCCATGAAGCGCCGTGCCGCTCGCAACCGGGCGCGCAACGCCACCGCCTGA
- a CDS encoding diacylglycerol/lipid kinase family protein — protein MRALLVVNPSATTTSARTRDVLVHALASDLKLEVATTEYRGHARDLARQAAESGNTGLVVALGGDGTVNEVVNGLLHDGPDPENLPRLAVVPGGSTNVFARALGLPNDVVEATGALLDALRDGTERTVGLGLAGGTPGTEDEGVPSRWFTFCAGFGFDAGVIGRVEQQRERGKRSTPALYVRQVMRQFVGETHRRRGTITLERPGEEPLENLVMSIICNTAPWTYLNNRPVYASPQASFDTALDVLGFTKLSTAAAGRYVTQLLTSTPERGPRGKHTVSLHDQTQFTLHSQVPLPFQMDGDHLGVRSSVTFTGVRRALRVIV, from the coding sequence ATGCGTGCGCTTCTCGTGGTCAACCCCTCGGCCACCACCACCAGTGCCCGTACCCGTGATGTCCTGGTCCACGCGCTCGCCAGCGATCTCAAGCTGGAGGTCGCCACCACGGAGTACCGGGGCCATGCCCGCGATCTGGCCCGGCAGGCGGCCGAGAGCGGGAACACCGGTCTGGTGGTGGCGCTCGGCGGCGACGGCACGGTCAACGAGGTCGTCAACGGTCTCCTGCACGACGGCCCCGACCCCGAGAACCTGCCCCGGCTCGCCGTGGTGCCCGGCGGCTCCACCAACGTCTTCGCCCGCGCCCTGGGCCTGCCCAACGACGTCGTGGAGGCGACCGGCGCCCTGCTGGACGCCCTGCGCGACGGGACCGAGCGCACGGTCGGCCTCGGCCTCGCGGGCGGCACGCCCGGCACGGAGGACGAGGGGGTCCCGTCCCGCTGGTTCACCTTCTGTGCGGGCTTCGGCTTCGACGCGGGGGTCATCGGCCGGGTGGAGCAGCAGCGCGAGCGCGGCAAGCGGTCGACGCCTGCGCTGTATGTGCGACAGGTGATGCGTCAGTTCGTCGGAGAGACCCACCGCCGGCGGGGCACGATCACCCTCGAACGGCCGGGCGAGGAGCCACTCGAGAATCTCGTCATGTCGATAATCTGCAACACGGCGCCGTGGACGTACCTCAACAACCGTCCGGTCTACGCGTCGCCGCAGGCGTCCTTCGACACCGCCCTTGACGTGCTGGGATTCACCAAACTGTCGACGGCGGCGGCCGGCCGCTACGTCACCCAGCTGCTCACGTCCACGCCCGAGCGGGGCCCCCGGGGCAAACACACCGTGTCCTTGCACGACCAGACGCAGTTCACCTTGCATTCGCAGGTCCCACTGCCGTTCCAGATGGACGGTGACCACCTGGGAGTGCGGAGTAGCGTGACGTTCACAGGCGTTCGCCGTGCACTGCGTGTGATTGTGTGA
- a CDS encoding RNA polymerase sigma factor SigF → MRTPAIPQQPARQLPGDPANPAPDEASDPPERADHMDQHQHRHSTAQDRSGARALFIELRALPDGSPERAELRNHLVRMHLPLVEHLARRFRNRGEPLDDLTQVATIGLIKSVDRFDPDRGVEFSTYATPTVVGEIKRHFRDKGWAVRVPRRLQELRLALTTATAELSQRHGRAPTVHELAEHLGISEEEVLEGLESANAYSTLSLDVPDTDDESPAVADTLGAEDEALEGVEYRESLKPLLEDLPPREKKILLLRFFGNMTQSQIAQEVGISQMHVSRLLARTLAQLRDRLLIEE, encoded by the coding sequence GTGCGTACCCCGGCCATCCCGCAGCAGCCTGCCCGACAGCTGCCGGGCGATCCTGCGAATCCCGCGCCGGACGAGGCGAGCGACCCACCAGAGCGGGCGGACCACATGGACCAGCACCAGCACCGGCACTCCACCGCGCAGGACCGCAGTGGAGCCCGGGCCCTGTTCATCGAGCTGCGGGCGCTGCCGGACGGTTCGCCCGAGCGGGCCGAGCTGCGCAACCACCTCGTGCGGATGCACCTGCCGCTGGTGGAGCACCTGGCCCGGCGCTTCCGCAACCGCGGGGAGCCGCTGGACGACCTCACCCAGGTCGCCACCATCGGCCTGATCAAGTCGGTGGACCGGTTCGACCCGGACCGCGGCGTCGAGTTCTCCACGTACGCGACCCCCACGGTCGTCGGGGAGATCAAGCGGCACTTCCGCGACAAGGGCTGGGCGGTCCGCGTCCCGCGCCGGCTGCAGGAGCTGCGGCTGGCCCTGACCACGGCCACCGCCGAGCTCTCCCAGCGGCACGGCCGCGCGCCCACCGTCCACGAGCTGGCCGAGCACCTGGGGATCTCCGAGGAGGAGGTGCTGGAGGGGCTGGAGTCCGCCAACGCCTACAGCACCCTCTCCCTGGACGTGCCCGACACGGACGACGAGTCCCCGGCGGTCGCGGACACCCTCGGCGCGGAGGACGAGGCGCTGGAGGGCGTCGAGTACCGCGAGTCCCTCAAGCCGCTGCTGGAGGACCTGCCGCCGCGGGAGAAGAAGATCCTGCTGCTGCGCTTCTTCGGCAACATGACCCAGTCGCAGATCGCCCAGGAGGTCGGGATCTCGCAGATGCACGTGTCACGGCTGCTGGCGAGGACGCTGGCGCAGCTGCGGGACAGGTTGCTGATCGAGGAGTAG
- a CDS encoding anti-sigma regulatory factor — protein MSPIAGEPGTQDFVEVRLPAAGAYLSVLRTATAGLAARLDFTLDEIEDLRIAVDEACAILLQQAVPGSVLSCVFRLVGDALRVTVSAPTTDGRAPERDTFAWTVLSALAGEVDSTVADDRTVSISLHKKRGAGPGQP, from the coding sequence GTGTCCCCAATCGCAGGCGAGCCCGGGACCCAGGACTTCGTGGAAGTCCGGCTGCCCGCTGCGGGTGCCTACCTGTCGGTGCTGCGAACGGCGACAGCCGGTCTCGCGGCCCGCTTGGACTTCACCCTCGACGAGATCGAGGACTTGCGCATCGCGGTGGACGAGGCGTGCGCGATCCTTCTGCAACAAGCCGTGCCCGGCTCCGTTCTCAGCTGCGTCTTCCGCCTGGTGGGCGATGCGCTGCGGGTGACCGTCTCGGCGCCCACCACGGACGGCCGCGCACCCGAGCGCGACACCTTCGCCTGGACGGTGCTCTCCGCCCTGGCCGGTGAGGTCGACTCGACCGTCGCCGACGACCGTACGGTCAGCATCAGCCTGCACAAGAAGCGCGGCGCCGGCCCCGGACAGCCGTGA
- a CDS encoding GNAT family N-acetyltransferase yields the protein MIRAATPADVPALHAMIRELAAYERSVEDARATEEQLHEAFFGEHPAAFALIAESDGSVGGDAPGAAEPVGFAIWFRNFSTWTGTHGVWLEDLYVRPEARGGGYGKALLATLARICTDRGYRRFEWSVLDWNTPSIGFYKSLGAEPMDEWTTYRLSGEPLRTLAALAQSDENPN from the coding sequence ATGATCCGAGCCGCGACGCCCGCCGACGTGCCCGCCCTCCACGCGATGATCCGCGAACTCGCGGCGTACGAACGGTCGGTGGAGGACGCCCGGGCGACCGAGGAACAGCTGCACGAGGCGTTCTTCGGGGAACACCCCGCGGCGTTCGCTCTGATAGCGGAGAGTGACGGATCTGTGGGCGGTGATGCCCCTGGGGCGGCGGAGCCGGTCGGCTTCGCGATCTGGTTCCGCAACTTCTCCACCTGGACGGGTACGCACGGTGTCTGGCTGGAGGATCTCTACGTGCGCCCCGAGGCGCGCGGCGGAGGGTACGGCAAGGCGCTCCTCGCGACCCTCGCCCGGATCTGCACGGACCGCGGCTACCGGCGTTTCGAATGGTCAGTGCTGGACTGGAACACGCCCTCGATCGGGTTCTACAAATCCCTCGGGGCCGAACCCATGGACGAATGGACCACCTACCGCTTGTCCGGAGAACCCCTCCGCACCCTTGCGGCGCTCGCGCAGAGTGACGAAAATCCCAACTAG
- a CDS encoding UBP-type zinc finger domain-containing protein: MSECQHLPGLPRPEPAAVHPTCPECEAAGSHPVQLRLCLVCGHVGCCDSSPYRHATDHFRETGHAVMRSYEPGQSWRWCYVDQRLV, from the coding sequence ATGAGCGAGTGCCAGCATCTTCCCGGGCTGCCGCGCCCCGAGCCCGCCGCCGTGCACCCGACGTGCCCGGAGTGCGAGGCGGCCGGCAGCCACCCCGTGCAACTGCGGCTGTGCCTGGTCTGCGGCCACGTCGGCTGCTGCGACTCCTCGCCGTACCGGCACGCCACGGACCACTTCCGGGAGACGGGGCACGCGGTGATGCGCAGCTACGAGCCGGGCCAGAGCTGGCGCTGGTGCTACGTGGACCAGCGGCTGGTCTGA